In Chryseobacterium oranimense, a single window of DNA contains:
- a CDS encoding phosphopantetheine-binding protein: MENLKTELKHKIIEVLNLEDVSVEEIKDTDPLFGGGLGLDSIDALELIVLLDKDYGIKLADPKKGKEIFQSIDTMAAFIEENRTK; the protein is encoded by the coding sequence ATGGAAAACTTAAAAACAGAATTGAAGCACAAAATTATTGAAGTCCTTAACCTTGAAGACGTTTCTGTAGAAGAGATCAAAGATACAGATCCTTTATTCGGTGGGGGTCTTGGCCTTGATTCTATCGACGCTTTGGAACTTATCGTTCTTCTTGATAAAGACTATGGAATAAAATTAGCCGATCCGAAAAAAGGAAAGGAAATTTTCCAGTCTATTGATACAATGGCTGCATTCATTGAAGAAAACAGAACGAAGTAA
- a CDS encoding 3-oxoacyl-ACP synthase, translating to MRKTDSCTIEHSKIIVNDTLIFESQSEIFHDFAKEAYKNLEISYPKFHKMDNLSKLAFLAAEMILKDEDHSRTAVVFANRSSSLDTDFKYQESINSQENYFPSPAVFVYTLPNICVGEISIKHKMQTENAFFVLDEFDENFLNDYAEQILLSGKAEKVLCGWTELYQDNYKAFVYLLTL from the coding sequence ATGAGGAAAACAGACAGCTGCACCATAGAACACTCAAAAATAATCGTCAACGATACCCTTATTTTTGAAAGCCAAAGCGAAATATTTCATGACTTTGCCAAAGAAGCATATAAAAACCTGGAAATCAGCTATCCTAAATTTCACAAAATGGATAACCTGAGCAAGCTGGCTTTTCTTGCCGCAGAAATGATCCTCAAAGATGAAGATCACAGCAGAACAGCAGTCGTTTTTGCCAACAGATCATCAAGCCTTGATACGGATTTCAAATACCAGGAAAGCATCAATTCGCAGGAAAATTATTTCCCGAGCCCAGCCGTATTTGTTTATACCCTACCTAATATATGTGTAGGCGAGATCAGCATCAAACACAAAATGCAGACGGAAAATGCTTTTTTCGTATTGGATGAATTTGACGAAAATTTTTTAAACGACTATGCAGAACAAATTCTGCTGTCCGGAAAAGCGGAAAAAGTTCTCTGCGGCTGGACAGAACTTTATCAGGATAATTATAAAGCTTTTGTATATTTGCTAACCTTATAA
- a CDS encoding beta-ketoacyl synthase N-terminal-like domain-containing protein yields MKKEIYITDYNCITPLGFDVSSNWNNLVEGKSGVELHKVIENQEAFYASIIDTEQLNEEFKNKFENQDFTRLEKMFLLSLKPLVDKHPITEETAFILSTTKGNISLLKNQTELPEGVYLSNLAQKIADYFGFKTKPIVVSNACVSGVMAIAVAKNMILAGKYKDAFIIAGDEVSEFVISGFNSFQAIGTEPCKPYDKNRNGINIGEAAAAMYITSGHCEERSDEAISQNEKFRFKILGDSAVNDANHISGPSRTGDGLYASIKNAMTEANITTEQIDFISAHGTATLYNDEMEAIAFNRMELQNAPLNSMKGYYGHCLGASGLLESIISMESARHEVLIPSKNFEEEGISQPLNIIKENQPAKIKYILKTASGFGGCNAAVVLEKC; encoded by the coding sequence ATGAAAAAGGAAATTTACATTACAGACTACAACTGTATCACGCCTTTAGGGTTTGATGTTTCCTCCAACTGGAATAATCTTGTTGAGGGAAAATCAGGTGTAGAACTGCATAAAGTAATTGAAAACCAGGAAGCCTTTTACGCTTCAATCATTGATACTGAACAACTTAACGAAGAATTTAAAAATAAATTTGAAAATCAGGATTTTACCAGATTGGAGAAAATGTTTCTTCTAAGCCTGAAACCTCTTGTTGACAAGCATCCCATTACAGAAGAAACTGCTTTCATACTATCTACAACCAAAGGAAATATCAGTTTATTAAAAAATCAGACCGAATTACCGGAAGGCGTTTATCTTTCCAATTTAGCCCAGAAAATTGCTGATTACTTCGGGTTTAAAACAAAGCCCATTGTGGTTTCCAATGCCTGCGTTTCAGGAGTAATGGCCATTGCCGTTGCTAAAAATATGATCCTTGCAGGAAAATATAAAGACGCTTTCATCATTGCAGGCGATGAAGTTTCTGAGTTTGTTATTTCGGGATTCAATTCTTTCCAGGCCATTGGAACAGAGCCTTGTAAACCTTATGACAAAAACAGAAACGGGATTAATATCGGTGAAGCTGCTGCTGCGATGTATATCACCTCAGGTCATTGCGAGGAACGAAGTGACGAAGCAATCTCACAAAACGAAAAATTCAGGTTCAAAATCCTTGGAGACTCTGCAGTTAACGATGCCAATCATATTTCCGGACCATCCAGAACAGGAGACGGACTGTATGCCAGCATCAAGAATGCCATGACAGAAGCCAACATCACCACGGAACAGATTGATTTTATTTCTGCCCACGGAACTGCTACTTTATATAACGACGAAATGGAAGCCATTGCTTTCAACAGAATGGAGCTTCAGAATGCTCCGTTAAACAGCATGAAAGGATATTACGGACATTGCCTGGGCGCTTCCGGACTTCTGGAAAGCATCATATCCATGGAAAGTGCCCGGCACGAAGTTCTGATCCCTTCGAAAAATTTTGAAGAGGAAGGCATTTCCCAGCCATTGAATATCATTAAAGAAAATCAGCCTGCTAAGATTAAATATATTTTAAAAACAGCTTCAGGCTTTGGCGGATGCAATGCGGCGGTTGTTCTGGAAAAATGTTAA
- a CDS encoding thioesterase family protein: MQSKENLLTCTEEVRVRFNETDPLGIVWHGHYIVYFEDGREAFGRQHGLTYLDIQNAGYVTPIVKSTCEHFLPLKYGETFRIVTTFVNSVSAKLIYTYELFNQDNQLVCSGETIQVFLDSNGNLCLYNPDFFQAWKDKMGL, encoded by the coding sequence ATGCAGTCTAAAGAAAACCTATTAACCTGTACCGAAGAAGTAAGGGTAAGATTCAATGAAACAGATCCGCTGGGAATTGTCTGGCACGGTCATTATATTGTGTATTTTGAAGACGGAAGAGAAGCCTTCGGAAGACAGCATGGTCTTACCTATCTTGATATCCAGAATGCCGGATATGTAACACCTATCGTAAAAAGTACCTGCGAACATTTTCTTCCTTTAAAATACGGGGAAACCTTCAGGATCGTTACCACTTTTGTGAATTCAGTATCTGCCAAACTGATCTATACTTATGAGCTTTTCAATCAGGATAATCAGTTGGTTTGCAGTGGAGAAACTATCCAGGTATTCTTGGACAGCAATGGAAATTTATGCCTTTATAACCCTGATTTTTTTCAGGCATGGAAAGATAAAATGGGATTATAA